The following proteins are encoded in a genomic region of Athene noctua chromosome 9, bAthNoc1.hap1.1, whole genome shotgun sequence:
- the NFAT5 gene encoding nuclear factor of activated T-cells 5 isoform X3, with the protein MPSDFISLLSADLDLESPKSLYSKESVYDLLPKELQLPPSRETSVASMSQTSGGEAGSPPPAVVAADASSAPSSSSMGGACSSFTTSSSPTIYSTSVTDSKAMQVESCSSAVGVSTRGVSEKQLTSNTVQQQQSTPKRHTVLYISPPPEDLLDNSRMSCQDEGCGLESEQSCSMWMEDSPSNFSNMSTSSYNDNTEVPRKSRKRNPKQRPGIKRRDCEESNMDIFDADSAKAPHYVLSQLSTDSKGNSKAGNGASENQKGAGGKKTPMLCGQYPTKSEGKELKIVVQPETQHRARYLTEGSRGSVKDRTQQGFPTVKLEGHNEPVVLQVFVGNDSGRVKPHGFYQACRVTGRNTTPCKEVDIEGTTVIEVGLDPSNNMTLAVDCVGILKLRNADVEARIGIAGSKKKSTRARLVFRVNITRKDGSTLTLQTPSSPILCTQPAGVPEILKKSLHSCSVKGEEEVFLIGKNFLKGTKVIFQENVSDENSWKAEAEIDMELFHQNHLIVKVPPYHDQQITSAVSVGIYVVTNAGRSHDVQPFTYTPDTSAGTLNVNVKKEISSPAQHCSFEEAIKVKATGCNLEKVNILPSALITPLMPSSMIKNEDVAPMEVSAEKRSPPVFKASNVVGPTQQTLENSMSGISTSASHLPSENENQQQIQPKVYNPETLTTIQTQDISQPGSFSSVSTPGQLQNSDALLQQAAQFQSRDSQTREVLQSDGTVVTLSQLTDASQQQQSTLAEPAQALQQQISSSIFSSASGVSQLQNTIQQLQAGNFPTNTATGSNRNVDLVQQVLEAQQQLSSVLFSGSDSSEDVQDQLNADIFQQVSQIQNSVNPGIFSSSDTAVHSRPENLLPGRAETVHSQPENTLSNQQQQQQQQQQQAMETSAAMVMGIQQNICQAATQMQSDLFSSTTSGNGALQQSPVYQQASHIMSGLSTSEDMQMQCELFSSSPGVSGSETAPPAQQQVSNNGPTMFQASNSADGEEASGQSKQMQNTVFQTMVQMQHSGEGQSQVNLFSSTKTMMTVQASGTQQQGGGLFQQGGEIMSIQSGSFMQQSPHSQAQLFHSQNPIGDTQNISQETQGSLFHSPNSIVHNQSSTNSSDQLQPPMFHSQSAMGVLQSSSVPQDQQSANMFLSQSSMSNAATQEEQMSFFTSPNSISPLQTATNTEQQTSFQQQTQISHIQSSMLPQEQPQTQPAQQGLFQSQVSLGSIQSSSIPQNQQGAIFQPQHSIVAIQSSPPSQDQQQQQQQNMMFSNQNAMSTIASQKQNMIFNPNQNPVTNQEQQGQSIFHPQTNMASMNQEQQPMQFQSQTTVSSLQNPGSSQAEAQQPAIFHNSPQIQLVQGSPSSQEQQVTLFISSASMSALQNSMSQQELQQSPMYSSQNSMAGMQGTASPPQQQAALFHNTAGGAINQLQNSPASSQQTSGIFLFGIQNNCGQLLTSGPAPLPEELMAISQPGQPQGEGQAAVPTLLSQQISETSPLPAAMAANQNIEKIDDLLVSLQNQGNNMAGSF; encoded by the exons agctccttcctcttcctccatggGCGGTGCTTGCAGCTCCTTTACCACCTCTTCCAGTCCTACCATTTACTCTACCTCAGTCACCGACAGCAAGGCTATGCAAGTGGAGAGCTGCTCCTCAGCCGTGGGGGTAAGTACCAGAGGGGTAAGTGAAAAGCAGTTAACCAGTAACACAGTCCAGCAGCAGCAGTCAACGCCGAAGAGACACACAGTCCTGTACATCTCGCCACCACCCGAGGACTTGCTGGACAACAGTCGGATGTCCTGCCAGGATGAGGGCTGTGGATTGGAGTCAGAACAGAGCTGCAGTATGTGGATGGAGGATTCACCCTCCAACTTCAGTAACATGAGTACCAGTTCCTACAATGATAACACTGAGGTGCCACGTAAATCACGCAAACGAAACCCAAAGCAGAGGCCAGGGATCAAACGTCGAGATTGTGAAGAGTCCAACATGGATATATTTGATGCCGACAGTGCCAAAGCGCCTCACTATGTCCTTTCTCAGCTCAGCACGGACAGCAAAGGCAACTCAAAAGCAGGAAATGG AGCATCAGAGAACCAGAAGGGAGCTGGAGGGAAGAAGACCCCAATGTTGTGTGGTCAGTATCCGACTAAGAGTGAGGGGAAGGAGCTGAAGATAGTGGTGCAGCCAGAAACCCAGCACAGGGCTCGTTACCTGACCGAGGGCAGCCGAGGCTCAGTGAAAGACCGGACCCAGCAAGGCTTTCCGACTGTAAAG CTGGAAGGTCACAACGAGCCAGTGGTGCTGCAGGTATTCGTGGGTAACGACTCCGGGCGAGTGAAGCCACACGGGTTCTACCAGGCCTGCAGAGTGACTGGGAGAAACACGACTCCCTGTAAAGAGGTGGATATAGAGGGGACTACTGTCATTGAGGTTGGACTGGACCCAAGCAACAACATGACACTTGC GGTTGATTGCGTGGGAATACTGAAGCTGAGAAATGCTGATGTTGAAGCTAGGATAGGGATTGCTGGTTCCAAGAAAAAAAGCACACGTGCTAGGCTGGTATTTCGTGTTAACATCACTCGCAAAGATGGTTCAACTTTGACTCTTCAGACACCCTCTTCCCCAATTTTGTGCA CTCAACCCGCAGGAGTTCCAGAGATCCTAAAGAAAAGCCTGCACAGTTGTTCAGTGAAGGGTGAAGAGGAAGTTTTTCTGATTGGCAAGAACTTTCTAAAGGGAACAAAAGTGATTTTTCAAGAGAATGTTTCTG aTGAGAATTCTTGGAAGGCAGAAGCTGAAATAGACATGGAATTATTTCATCAG AATCACCTTATTGTGAAGGTGCCACCATATCACGACCAGCAAATAACCTCAGCTGTTTCTGTGGGAATATACGTGGTGACCAATGCTGGAAGATCACATGATGTGCAACCATTTACGTACACTCCAGATACAT CAGCTGGTACTCTGAATGTTAATGTGAAGAAGGAAATCTCCAGCCCAGCCCAACATTGTTCTTTTGAAGAGGCTATAAAAG TGAAGGCCACTGGTTGTAATCTGGAGAAGGTGAACATTCTTCCTAGTGCCTTGATAACTCCACTCATGCCAAGCAGTATGATTAAGAATGAAGATGTGGCTCCAATGGAAGTAAGTGCAGAAAAAAGATCTCCCCCTGTCTTCAAG GCTTCAAATGTGGTTGGACCAACTCAACAAACATTGGAAAACAGCATGTCTGGCATATCAACTTCTGCTTCCCATTTaccttctgaaaatgaaaaccagcagcaaatacAGCCGAAGGTGTATAATCCAGAGACACTAACGACTATCCAAACGCAGGACATTTCCCAGCCTGGTAGCTTTTCATCAGTCTCTACTCCGGGTCAGCTGCAGAACAGTGATGCATTATTGCAGCAAGCCGCACAGTTCCAGTCAAGAGATTCCCAAACCAGGGAGGTCTTGCAGTCAGATGGCACAGTCGTCACTTTGTCACAATTAACTGATGCATCACAACAGCAGCAGTCGACACTCgcagagccagcacaggcatTGCAGCAGCAGATTTCATCAAGTATTTTCTCCTCAGCGAGCGGCGTGAGTCAGTTACAGAACACTATACAGCAACTGCAAGCTGGAAATTTTCCAACAAACACTGCCACTGGCAGCAACAGAAATGTTGACTTGGTGCAACAGGTATTGGAAGCTCAACAGCAGttgtcttctgttttattttctggttCAGACAGCAGTGAGGATGTTCAAGATCAGCTAAATGCAGATATCTTTCAGCAAGTTAGCCAGATACAAAATAGTGTAAATCCTGGGATATTCTCCTCATCAGACACGGCTGTCCATTCCAGACCAGAGAACCTTTTGCCTGGACGAGCTGAAACTGTTCACTCCCAGCCTGAAAACACGTTGTCCAatcaacagcaacagcagcagcagcagcagcagcaggcgaTGGAGACTTCTGCAGCGATGGTGATGGGCATCCAGCAGAACATTTGCCAGGCTGCCACGCAGATGCAGTCTGATTTGTTCTCTTCAACAACGTCGGGGAACGGAGCCCTCCAGCAGTCCCCTGTTTACCAGCAGGCTTCTCACATAATGAGTGGGTTATCCACAAGCGAAGACATGCAGATGCAGTGTGAGTTATTCTCTTCATCTCCTGGTGTGTCTGGAAGTGAGactgctcctcctgctcagcaGCAGGTCTCCAACAACGGACCTACTATGTTCCAGGCATCAAATTCTGCAGATGGAGAAGAGGCTTCAGGACAGAGTAAGCAGATGCAGAATACTGTATTTCAGACCATGGTTCAGATGCAGCATAGTGGAGAAGGTCAATCTCAAGTTAATCTCTTTTCATCTACTAAAACCATGATGACTGTTCAGGCAAGTGGAACTCAGCAGCAAGGAGGTGGTCTGTTCCAGCAAGGAGGAGAAATCATGTCTATTCAGTCGGGCAGCTTTATGCAGCAGTCTCCACATTCACAAGCTCAGCTTTTTCACTCTCAGAATCCTATTGGTGATACTCAGAATATATCACAGGAAACACAAGGCTCTCTTTTTCACAGCCCGAATTCCATTGTCCACAACCAGAGCAGTACTAATTCCTCAGACCAGCTGCAGCCCCCGATGTTCCACTCGCAGAGCGCCATGGGCGTGTTGCAGAGCTCTTCGGTTCCTCAAGACCAGCAGTCTGCCAACATGTTCCTCTCCCAGAGTTCAATGAGCAACGCTGCGACCCAGGAAGAGCAGATGTCGTTCTTTACAAGCCCCAATTCCATTTCTCCTCTTCAGACAGCAACAAACACTGAGCAGCAGACTTCCTTCCAACAGCAGACGCAGATCTCTCATATCCAGAGTTCCATGCTTCCCCAAGAACAGCCCCAGACCCAGCCTGCTCAGCAGGGTTTGTTTCAGTCTCAAGTGTCGTTAGGCTCCATCCAGTCCAGTTCAATTCCCCAGAACCAGCAGGGAGCAATCTTCCAGCCGCAGCACTCGATAGTTGCTATTCAGAGCAGTCCTCCATCGcaagaccagcagcagcagcaacagcagaacATGATGTTCAGTAATCAAAATGCAATGAGTACAATTGCCTCTCAGAAGCAGAACATGATTTTCAATCCAAATCAAAACCCAGTCACCAACCAGGAGCAACAAGGCCAGTCCATTTTTCATCCACAGACTAACATGGCATCCATGaaccaggagcagcagcccaTGCAATTCCAGAGTCAGACCACAGTGTCTTCTCTTCAGAACCCGGGATCCAGCCAGGCCGAAGCGCAGCAGCCAGCCATCTTCCATAACTCACCCCAGATTCAGCTGGTCCAAGGGTCACCGAGTTCTCAAGAGCAACAGGTCACCCTCTTCATCTCCTCAGCTTCCATGTCTGCCTTGCAGAACAGTATGAGCCAGCAAGAGCTGCAGCAGTCCCCTATGTACTCTTCTCAGAACAGCATGGCAGGGATGCAAGGAACAGCTTCGCCCCCACAGCAACAGGCTGCTCTATTTCACAACACAGCAGGAGGTGCCATCAACCAGCTGCAGAATTCTCCTGCTTCATCTCAGCAGACATCAGGAATCTTCCTGTTTGGCATTCAGAACA ACTGTGGCCAGCTGCTGACTTCTGGACCAGCTCCGCTGCCCGAGGAGCTGATGGCCATCAGTCagccggggcagccccagggcGAAGGGCAAGCAGCGGTGCCAACGCTCCTCTCCCAGCAGATATCGGAGACTTCTCCGCTCCCTGCAGCTATGGCAGCCAATCAGAATATTGAGAAAATAGATGATCTGCTTGTGTCGTTGCAAAACCAGGGGAACAATATGGCTGGCTCGTTTTAA
- the NFAT5 gene encoding nuclear factor of activated T-cells 5 isoform X1: MPSDFISLLSADLDLESPKSLYSKESVYDLLPKELQLPPSRETSVASMSQTSGGEAGSPPPAVVAADASSAPSSSSMGGACSSFTTSSSPTIYSTSVTDSKAMQVESCSSAVGVSTRGVSEKQLTSNTVQQQQSTPKRHTVLYISPPPEDLLDNSRMSCQDEGCGLESEQSCSMWMEDSPSNFSNMSTSSYNDNTEVPRKSRKRNPKQRPGIKRRDCEESNMDIFDADSAKAPHYVLSQLSTDSKGNSKAGNGASENQKGAGGKKTPMLCGQYPTKSEGKELKIVVQPETQHRARYLTEGSRGSVKDRTQQGFPTVKLEGHNEPVVLQVFVGNDSGRVKPHGFYQACRVTGRNTTPCKEVDIEGTTVIEVGLDPSNNMTLAVDCVGILKLRNADVEARIGIAGSKKKSTRARLVFRVNITRKDGSTLTLQTPSSPILCTQPAGVPEILKKSLHSCSVKGEEEVFLIGKNFLKGTKVIFQENVSDENSWKAEAEIDMELFHQNHLIVKVPPYHDQQITSAVSVGIYVVTNAGRSHDVQPFTYTPDTSAGTLNVNVKKEISSPAQHCSFEEAIKAVKATGCNLEKVNILPSALITPLMPSSMIKNEDVAPMEVSAEKRSPPVFKASNVVGPTQQTLENSMSGISTSASHLPSENENQQQIQPKVYNPETLTTIQTQDISQPGSFSSVSTPGQLQNSDALLQQAAQFQSRDSQTREVLQSDGTVVTLSQLTDASQQQQSTLAEPAQALQQQISSSIFSSASGVSQLQNTIQQLQAGNFPTNTATGSNRNVDLVQQVLEAQQQLSSVLFSGSDSSEDVQDQLNADIFQQVSQIQNSVNPGIFSSSDTAVHSRPENLLPGRAETVHSQPENTLSNQQQQQQQQQQQAMETSAAMVMGIQQNICQAATQMQSDLFSSTTSGNGALQQSPVYQQASHIMSGLSTSEDMQMQCELFSSSPGVSGSETAPPAQQQVSNNGPTMFQASNSADGEEASGQSKQMQNTVFQTMVQMQHSGEGQSQVNLFSSTKTMMTVQASGTQQQGGGLFQQGGEIMSIQSGSFMQQSPHSQAQLFHSQNPIGDTQNISQETQGSLFHSPNSIVHNQSSTNSSDQLQPPMFHSQSAMGVLQSSSVPQDQQSANMFLSQSSMSNAATQEEQMSFFTSPNSISPLQTATNTEQQTSFQQQTQISHIQSSMLPQEQPQTQPAQQGLFQSQVSLGSIQSSSIPQNQQGAIFQPQHSIVAIQSSPPSQDQQQQQQQNMMFSNQNAMSTIASQKQNMIFNPNQNPVTNQEQQGQSIFHPQTNMASMNQEQQPMQFQSQTTVSSLQNPGSSQAEAQQPAIFHNSPQIQLVQGSPSSQEQQVTLFISSASMSALQNSMSQQELQQSPMYSSQNSMAGMQGTASPPQQQAALFHNTAGGAINQLQNSPASSQQTSGIFLFGIQNNCGQLLTSGPAPLPEELMAISQPGQPQGEGQAAVPTLLSQQISETSPLPAAMAANQNIEKIDDLLVSLQNQGNNMAGSF; encoded by the exons agctccttcctcttcctccatggGCGGTGCTTGCAGCTCCTTTACCACCTCTTCCAGTCCTACCATTTACTCTACCTCAGTCACCGACAGCAAGGCTATGCAAGTGGAGAGCTGCTCCTCAGCCGTGGGGGTAAGTACCAGAGGGGTAAGTGAAAAGCAGTTAACCAGTAACACAGTCCAGCAGCAGCAGTCAACGCCGAAGAGACACACAGTCCTGTACATCTCGCCACCACCCGAGGACTTGCTGGACAACAGTCGGATGTCCTGCCAGGATGAGGGCTGTGGATTGGAGTCAGAACAGAGCTGCAGTATGTGGATGGAGGATTCACCCTCCAACTTCAGTAACATGAGTACCAGTTCCTACAATGATAACACTGAGGTGCCACGTAAATCACGCAAACGAAACCCAAAGCAGAGGCCAGGGATCAAACGTCGAGATTGTGAAGAGTCCAACATGGATATATTTGATGCCGACAGTGCCAAAGCGCCTCACTATGTCCTTTCTCAGCTCAGCACGGACAGCAAAGGCAACTCAAAAGCAGGAAATGG AGCATCAGAGAACCAGAAGGGAGCTGGAGGGAAGAAGACCCCAATGTTGTGTGGTCAGTATCCGACTAAGAGTGAGGGGAAGGAGCTGAAGATAGTGGTGCAGCCAGAAACCCAGCACAGGGCTCGTTACCTGACCGAGGGCAGCCGAGGCTCAGTGAAAGACCGGACCCAGCAAGGCTTTCCGACTGTAAAG CTGGAAGGTCACAACGAGCCAGTGGTGCTGCAGGTATTCGTGGGTAACGACTCCGGGCGAGTGAAGCCACACGGGTTCTACCAGGCCTGCAGAGTGACTGGGAGAAACACGACTCCCTGTAAAGAGGTGGATATAGAGGGGACTACTGTCATTGAGGTTGGACTGGACCCAAGCAACAACATGACACTTGC GGTTGATTGCGTGGGAATACTGAAGCTGAGAAATGCTGATGTTGAAGCTAGGATAGGGATTGCTGGTTCCAAGAAAAAAAGCACACGTGCTAGGCTGGTATTTCGTGTTAACATCACTCGCAAAGATGGTTCAACTTTGACTCTTCAGACACCCTCTTCCCCAATTTTGTGCA CTCAACCCGCAGGAGTTCCAGAGATCCTAAAGAAAAGCCTGCACAGTTGTTCAGTGAAGGGTGAAGAGGAAGTTTTTCTGATTGGCAAGAACTTTCTAAAGGGAACAAAAGTGATTTTTCAAGAGAATGTTTCTG aTGAGAATTCTTGGAAGGCAGAAGCTGAAATAGACATGGAATTATTTCATCAG AATCACCTTATTGTGAAGGTGCCACCATATCACGACCAGCAAATAACCTCAGCTGTTTCTGTGGGAATATACGTGGTGACCAATGCTGGAAGATCACATGATGTGCAACCATTTACGTACACTCCAGATACAT CAGCTGGTACTCTGAATGTTAATGTGAAGAAGGAAATCTCCAGCCCAGCCCAACATTGTTCTTTTGAAGAGGCTATAAAAG CAGTGAAGGCCACTGGTTGTAATCTGGAGAAGGTGAACATTCTTCCTAGTGCCTTGATAACTCCACTCATGCCAAGCAGTATGATTAAGAATGAAGATGTGGCTCCAATGGAAGTAAGTGCAGAAAAAAGATCTCCCCCTGTCTTCAAG GCTTCAAATGTGGTTGGACCAACTCAACAAACATTGGAAAACAGCATGTCTGGCATATCAACTTCTGCTTCCCATTTaccttctgaaaatgaaaaccagcagcaaatacAGCCGAAGGTGTATAATCCAGAGACACTAACGACTATCCAAACGCAGGACATTTCCCAGCCTGGTAGCTTTTCATCAGTCTCTACTCCGGGTCAGCTGCAGAACAGTGATGCATTATTGCAGCAAGCCGCACAGTTCCAGTCAAGAGATTCCCAAACCAGGGAGGTCTTGCAGTCAGATGGCACAGTCGTCACTTTGTCACAATTAACTGATGCATCACAACAGCAGCAGTCGACACTCgcagagccagcacaggcatTGCAGCAGCAGATTTCATCAAGTATTTTCTCCTCAGCGAGCGGCGTGAGTCAGTTACAGAACACTATACAGCAACTGCAAGCTGGAAATTTTCCAACAAACACTGCCACTGGCAGCAACAGAAATGTTGACTTGGTGCAACAGGTATTGGAAGCTCAACAGCAGttgtcttctgttttattttctggttCAGACAGCAGTGAGGATGTTCAAGATCAGCTAAATGCAGATATCTTTCAGCAAGTTAGCCAGATACAAAATAGTGTAAATCCTGGGATATTCTCCTCATCAGACACGGCTGTCCATTCCAGACCAGAGAACCTTTTGCCTGGACGAGCTGAAACTGTTCACTCCCAGCCTGAAAACACGTTGTCCAatcaacagcaacagcagcagcagcagcagcagcaggcgaTGGAGACTTCTGCAGCGATGGTGATGGGCATCCAGCAGAACATTTGCCAGGCTGCCACGCAGATGCAGTCTGATTTGTTCTCTTCAACAACGTCGGGGAACGGAGCCCTCCAGCAGTCCCCTGTTTACCAGCAGGCTTCTCACATAATGAGTGGGTTATCCACAAGCGAAGACATGCAGATGCAGTGTGAGTTATTCTCTTCATCTCCTGGTGTGTCTGGAAGTGAGactgctcctcctgctcagcaGCAGGTCTCCAACAACGGACCTACTATGTTCCAGGCATCAAATTCTGCAGATGGAGAAGAGGCTTCAGGACAGAGTAAGCAGATGCAGAATACTGTATTTCAGACCATGGTTCAGATGCAGCATAGTGGAGAAGGTCAATCTCAAGTTAATCTCTTTTCATCTACTAAAACCATGATGACTGTTCAGGCAAGTGGAACTCAGCAGCAAGGAGGTGGTCTGTTCCAGCAAGGAGGAGAAATCATGTCTATTCAGTCGGGCAGCTTTATGCAGCAGTCTCCACATTCACAAGCTCAGCTTTTTCACTCTCAGAATCCTATTGGTGATACTCAGAATATATCACAGGAAACACAAGGCTCTCTTTTTCACAGCCCGAATTCCATTGTCCACAACCAGAGCAGTACTAATTCCTCAGACCAGCTGCAGCCCCCGATGTTCCACTCGCAGAGCGCCATGGGCGTGTTGCAGAGCTCTTCGGTTCCTCAAGACCAGCAGTCTGCCAACATGTTCCTCTCCCAGAGTTCAATGAGCAACGCTGCGACCCAGGAAGAGCAGATGTCGTTCTTTACAAGCCCCAATTCCATTTCTCCTCTTCAGACAGCAACAAACACTGAGCAGCAGACTTCCTTCCAACAGCAGACGCAGATCTCTCATATCCAGAGTTCCATGCTTCCCCAAGAACAGCCCCAGACCCAGCCTGCTCAGCAGGGTTTGTTTCAGTCTCAAGTGTCGTTAGGCTCCATCCAGTCCAGTTCAATTCCCCAGAACCAGCAGGGAGCAATCTTCCAGCCGCAGCACTCGATAGTTGCTATTCAGAGCAGTCCTCCATCGcaagaccagcagcagcagcaacagcagaacATGATGTTCAGTAATCAAAATGCAATGAGTACAATTGCCTCTCAGAAGCAGAACATGATTTTCAATCCAAATCAAAACCCAGTCACCAACCAGGAGCAACAAGGCCAGTCCATTTTTCATCCACAGACTAACATGGCATCCATGaaccaggagcagcagcccaTGCAATTCCAGAGTCAGACCACAGTGTCTTCTCTTCAGAACCCGGGATCCAGCCAGGCCGAAGCGCAGCAGCCAGCCATCTTCCATAACTCACCCCAGATTCAGCTGGTCCAAGGGTCACCGAGTTCTCAAGAGCAACAGGTCACCCTCTTCATCTCCTCAGCTTCCATGTCTGCCTTGCAGAACAGTATGAGCCAGCAAGAGCTGCAGCAGTCCCCTATGTACTCTTCTCAGAACAGCATGGCAGGGATGCAAGGAACAGCTTCGCCCCCACAGCAACAGGCTGCTCTATTTCACAACACAGCAGGAGGTGCCATCAACCAGCTGCAGAATTCTCCTGCTTCATCTCAGCAGACATCAGGAATCTTCCTGTTTGGCATTCAGAACA ACTGTGGCCAGCTGCTGACTTCTGGACCAGCTCCGCTGCCCGAGGAGCTGATGGCCATCAGTCagccggggcagccccagggcGAAGGGCAAGCAGCGGTGCCAACGCTCCTCTCCCAGCAGATATCGGAGACTTCTCCGCTCCCTGCAGCTATGGCAGCCAATCAGAATATTGAGAAAATAGATGATCTGCTTGTGTCGTTGCAAAACCAGGGGAACAATATGGCTGGCTCGTTTTAA